One part of the Chryseobacterium mulctrae genome encodes these proteins:
- a CDS encoding DNA repair ATPase — protein sequence MSETLNSGTYEIIQNRLNEQKNDLIQRLQKLNENRKEIFGGVDFSLIANERISTEHNCVAKDIFSLKDILIFGSNAHLGLQTEINITDVFSIYKINNDRFEPQDSSLIGDEIFIDEFKNLYKYYRNTFFARFHFTENYLYMVFQLSESTSDIKAFKWLIKEDKLIYVDSRSASEVTYPPQHGFAWTKATRDMQRSGKFPHVSLADKVFVESIGGDITIKIEDNTDSGKGIYSEDVIHKDQNLDDAEIHFCDLDNLVLFKIKPYQESERYFIYNHKEKIVSRVDTLKYSAVLLPENQGVLFSNGYALQTGGLKVISQDQNRLHYLKTIPEPNGENFMYVFYDDKTNNYQLISYNIITQTIETPIRCSGFSILNDGRLIYLRETLETTKHHLAQIWQTPYSKELLPNTEKSDMLLYKIGNKDIVRVMAESQELITLLNKKDSYSGLYDDIVKLSTTILDAYYFLGDDEVENLDQPLKEIRNIAHSAINEYEKVVEQKKNTSEAVEKIKAAVVKILDDTKRINYSQLTEYIDMLSQIRALRGEITGARDLKYVDVDVLDSLEKSLSERSEELSNACVNFLLQEDSLLPYQNRAQQISENIINLQKAIDAKTIEEEINNLSGQLELLVDIVNNLKIEDTSQSTQIIENISVIFARLNQERLELSKRKREISGKELSADFQAQMTLFDQSVINFLELSQTPEKCDEYLTKLSIQLEEMETKFVDFDEFIQKIGEKREEVYGHFQNKRVQLTEFRNKRTQSLYDSAQRILKSVQTKGESFDSENEINGYFATDLMVEKVRDISRQLMEFEDSAKAEEIQTLLKTSQQEAVRKLKDKKEIYADGDNIIALGDYKFAVNRQKLDLTLVLRNAQYYYHLTGTAFYEPLNFETISDYKEVWNQEYISENQSVKRFEYLAWNVFSNNRNINTEEQNRSAIQQFMTEHFGEGLVKGIHDEDALMIVSKLQQMYNELGLMQFTPKERALAQLFWYFLNQERKEYYQKQFEAANLISKSFITDKGFQYLNEELSNEIKLFAHNNHFFADVNFLNAAVYLKKENKSAFLVSEKAGLLHESFLKDLKEKGKDLEFVDQLNALKQYPAACFSIAESALNAFLFNSDSNFEEDVKKEAAVFFVTQNFDAKNILHIAYETVLEGLKSLEKDLNYALNYYEFTFRLSNFNEVVVPKYKQLQELKAKWVNDKKKALKIDTFKSQVLSSFVRNRLINDVYFPLIGANLAKQLGTVGNDKRTDRMGMLLLVSPPGYGKTTLMEYMADRMGLVFMKINGPSIGHDIVSTDPNEAKNAGAKQELEKLNLALEMGDNVMLYLDDIQHCNPEFLQKFISLADGQRKIEGIYNGESKTYDLRSKRFCLVMAGNPYTESGEKFKIPDMLANRSDTYNLGEISGSKTELFNLSLIENSLMSNEYLTRLTQFGMENLYHLYDSIQSNSPNVDLAGNFSSNEISDFRKVVENILKVRDVVLKVNKQYITSAAMSDDYRNEPSFKLQGSYRNMNKLITQIQPILKEEEVTQIVLNHYQNESQTLTTGAESNMLKLKELMNILSEDEALRWQEIKKTFVKNKTIKGLGDNDRMTQVIALLAQFSESLDGIKDVLNKN from the coding sequence ATGTCAGAAACATTAAATTCAGGGACATACGAAATAATCCAGAACCGATTGAATGAGCAGAAAAATGATCTCATTCAAAGGCTTCAGAAACTAAATGAAAACCGTAAAGAAATTTTCGGCGGTGTAGATTTTTCACTCATCGCAAACGAAAGAATTTCTACGGAACACAATTGCGTTGCCAAAGATATTTTTTCACTAAAAGATATTTTGATTTTTGGTTCTAATGCGCATTTGGGTTTGCAGACGGAAATCAACATAACCGATGTTTTTTCAATTTATAAAATAAATAATGATCGTTTTGAACCGCAAGACTCTTCTTTAATTGGAGATGAAATTTTTATCGATGAGTTCAAAAACCTCTATAAATATTACAGAAATACTTTTTTTGCACGCTTTCATTTTACTGAAAACTATCTGTATATGGTTTTCCAGTTGTCGGAAAGTACATCCGATATAAAAGCTTTTAAATGGCTGATTAAGGAGGATAAATTAATTTATGTTGATTCTCGAAGTGCTTCGGAAGTAACTTATCCGCCGCAACATGGTTTTGCATGGACGAAAGCAACCAGAGATATGCAGCGAAGCGGGAAATTTCCACATGTTTCTTTGGCTGATAAAGTTTTTGTGGAATCTATTGGCGGTGATATCACGATAAAAATTGAAGATAATACCGATAGCGGAAAAGGAATTTATTCTGAAGATGTAATTCATAAAGATCAGAACCTCGACGATGCCGAAATTCATTTTTGTGATCTTGATAATCTGGTTTTGTTTAAAATTAAACCTTATCAAGAATCTGAGCGTTATTTTATTTATAATCATAAAGAAAAAATTGTTTCAAGAGTTGATACCTTAAAGTATTCTGCGGTTTTACTTCCGGAAAATCAGGGTGTGCTTTTTTCAAACGGTTATGCTTTGCAGACGGGAGGTCTGAAAGTGATTTCTCAGGATCAGAATAGACTTCACTATCTGAAAACGATTCCGGAGCCCAATGGTGAAAATTTTATGTATGTTTTTTATGATGATAAAACCAATAATTATCAGCTGATTTCGTACAATATCATTACGCAAACCATCGAGACACCGATTCGTTGCAGCGGTTTTTCTATTTTAAATGATGGAAGATTAATTTATCTAAGAGAAACTCTCGAAACTACAAAACATCATTTAGCTCAGATTTGGCAGACTCCATATTCAAAAGAATTGTTGCCAAATACCGAAAAATCAGACATGCTTCTTTACAAAATCGGGAATAAAGATATTGTAAGAGTCATGGCGGAAAGCCAGGAGTTGATTACACTTTTAAATAAAAAAGATTCTTACAGCGGATTGTACGATGATATTGTCAAGCTTTCCACAACCATTTTAGATGCATATTATTTTCTTGGTGATGATGAGGTTGAAAATCTCGATCAGCCTTTAAAAGAAATCAGAAATATCGCTCATTCTGCCATTAATGAATACGAAAAAGTTGTTGAACAGAAGAAAAATACTTCTGAAGCGGTTGAAAAAATCAAAGCAGCAGTTGTTAAGATTTTAGATGATACCAAAAGAATCAACTATTCTCAACTGACGGAATATATTGATATGCTTTCGCAAATCAGAGCTTTGCGTGGTGAAATTACCGGAGCAAGAGATCTGAAATATGTTGATGTTGATGTTCTTGATTCTTTAGAAAAATCACTTTCAGAGCGTTCTGAGGAACTATCAAATGCCTGTGTGAATTTCCTGCTTCAGGAAGATTCTTTATTGCCTTATCAAAACAGAGCGCAACAGATTTCTGAAAATATCATCAATTTACAGAAAGCAATCGACGCAAAAACAATTGAGGAAGAAATCAATAATTTATCTGGACAGCTTGAGCTTTTGGTGGATATTGTCAACAATTTAAAAATTGAAGATACATCACAGTCTACGCAGATTATTGAAAATATTTCGGTGATTTTTGCAAGGTTAAATCAGGAAAGATTAGAGCTTTCAAAAAGAAAAAGAGAAATTTCCGGTAAAGAATTGTCTGCAGATTTTCAGGCACAAATGACGTTGTTTGATCAGTCGGTAATTAATTTTCTTGAATTGTCTCAAACTCCGGAAAAATGTGATGAATATTTAACCAAACTTTCCATTCAGTTGGAAGAAATGGAAACAAAATTTGTTGATTTTGATGAATTTATCCAAAAGATTGGTGAAAAAAGAGAAGAAGTTTACGGGCATTTTCAAAATAAAAGAGTTCAGTTAACAGAATTCCGAAACAAGCGTACGCAGAGTTTGTATGATTCTGCACAGCGAATTTTAAAATCGGTTCAGACGAAAGGTGAATCTTTTGATTCTGAAAACGAAATCAACGGCTATTTTGCGACCGATTTGATGGTGGAGAAAGTCAGAGATATTTCCCGACAGTTGATGGAATTTGAAGATTCTGCCAAAGCAGAAGAAATTCAGACTTTGCTCAAAACTTCTCAGCAGGAAGCGGTCAGAAAACTTAAAGATAAAAAAGAAATTTACGCGGATGGAGACAATATAATTGCTTTGGGTGACTATAAATTTGCGGTAAACCGTCAGAAATTAGATCTTACTTTGGTGTTGAGAAATGCTCAGTATTATTATCATTTGACGGGAACTGCATTTTATGAGCCTTTAAATTTTGAAACGATTTCAGATTACAAAGAAGTCTGGAACCAGGAATATATTTCAGAAAATCAAAGTGTAAAACGTTTCGAATATTTAGCATGGAATGTTTTTTCAAACAATAGAAATATTAATACAGAAGAACAAAACCGAAGCGCAATTCAGCAATTTATGACGGAGCATTTTGGTGAAGGTTTGGTGAAAGGAATTCATGATGAAGATGCTTTGATGATAGTTTCAAAACTTCAGCAGATGTACAACGAATTAGGGTTGATGCAGTTTACGCCGAAAGAAAGAGCTTTAGCACAATTATTCTGGTATTTTTTGAATCAGGAAAGAAAAGAATATTACCAAAAGCAGTTTGAAGCCGCGAATTTAATTTCAAAATCATTTATAACAGATAAAGGTTTTCAATATTTAAATGAAGAATTGTCGAATGAAATAAAATTATTTGCTCACAATAATCATTTTTTTGCTGACGTGAATTTTCTGAATGCTGCAGTTTATTTGAAAAAAGAAAACAAATCAGCATTTTTAGTTTCTGAAAAAGCAGGTTTACTACATGAATCATTTTTAAAAGATCTAAAGGAAAAAGGAAAAGATCTTGAGTTTGTTGATCAGCTGAATGCTTTGAAACAATATCCTGCAGCTTGTTTTTCTATTGCAGAAAGTGCTTTGAATGCGTTTCTATTTAATTCAGATTCAAATTTCGAAGAGGATGTTAAAAAAGAAGCTGCTGTATTTTTTGTGACCCAGAATTTTGATGCTAAAAATATTCTTCACATTGCTTATGAAACGGTTCTTGAAGGTTTAAAATCTTTAGAAAAAGATCTTAATTATGCTCTGAACTATTATGAATTTACTTTCCGATTATCCAATTTCAATGAAGTCGTTGTTCCGAAATACAAACAGCTTCAGGAATTGAAAGCAAAGTGGGTGAACGATAAAAAGAAAGCACTGAAAATCGATACTTTCAAATCGCAGGTTTTAAGTTCATTTGTAAGAAACAGATTGATCAACGATGTTTATTTTCCGTTAATTGGAGCTAATTTAGCTAAACAATTAGGAACAGTCGGAAACGATAAACGTACCGACAGAATGGGAATGTTGCTTCTGGTTTCACCTCCGGGTTATGGAAAAACTACGTTAATGGAATATATGGCAGACCGAATGGGGTTGGTTTTTATGAAAATAAACGGTCCGTCAATCGGTCACGATATTGTTTCCACAGATCCGAATGAAGCGAAAAATGCCGGAGCAAAACAGGAGCTTGAAAAGCTTAATTTAGCTTTAGAAATGGGTGATAATGTGATGTTGTATCTTGATGATATTCAGCATTGTAATCCGGAGTTTTTACAGAAATTTATTTCTTTAGCTGATGGACAAAGGAAAATTGAAGGAATTTATAATGGTGAAAGCAAAACCTATGATTTAAGGTCAAAACGTTTCTGTTTGGTGATGGCTGGAAATCCTTATACAGAAAGTGGGGAAAAGTTCAAAATTCCGGATATGTTGGCAAACCGTTCTGATACGTATAATTTAGGTGAGATTTCTGGCAGTAAAACCGAATTATTTAACTTAAGTTTGATTGAAAATTCACTGATGTCAAACGAATATCTTACCCGATTGACTCAGTTTGGAATGGAAAATCTATATCATTTGTATGATAGTATTCAGTCTAATTCGCCGAACGTAGATTTGGCTGGGAATTTTAGTTCAAATGAAATTTCTGATTTCAGAAAAGTGGTTGAAAATATTTTGAAAGTAAGAGATGTTGTTTTAAAAGTGAATAAGCAATACATCACTTCTGCGGCAATGTCAGATGATTATCGAAACGAGCCATCTTTCAAATTGCAGGGTTCTTACCGAAATATGAATAAGTTGATTACGCAGATTCAGCCGATTTTAAAAGAGGAAGAAGTTACACAGATTGTTTTGAATCATTACCAAAATGAATCTCAAACATTGACAACCGGAGCGGAATCGAACATGCTTAAACTGAAAGAGTTGATGAATATTCTTTCGGAAGATGAAGCTTTGCGTTGGCAAGAAATCAAGAAAACTTTTGTTAAAAATAAAACAATAAAAGGTTTAGGTGATAATGACCGAATGACGCAGGTGATTGCGTTATTAGCTCAGTTTAGTGAAAGTCTTGATGGAATAAAAGATGTTTTGAATAAGAACTAA
- a CDS encoding flotillin family protein, translated as MNTPLIVGIVVVVIASLGLIFWILSMYKKTVQGIVILRTGYGGTKVFFNAGIVIPVIHRMESMDISVKKLEIAREGRAGLICKDNMRADIQVAFFIRVNKSMDDIVNVGQTIGCQRASDINTLRELFEAKFSEALKTVGKKFEFIELYEARSEFRQEILHIIGTDLNGYVLDDCAIDYLEQTKIENLDKDNILDSEGIKKITELTANQNIKANQVRRDEEKTITKQNVEAREAILELEKQLAEKEESQKREVANIKARENAEILKVDEEERLKYETVRIATEEKLQIAEENKQRQVVIAAKNKERADLVETERVQKDKMLEATERERIVSLAQIEKEKAIELEKKNIQDAIRERLTMEKTVVEEQQGIKDLEAFKTADRTKQVEITLATQEAEKKLIQETRAAESRKLSAEKDAQKYVIEAQAKRDAAEKEAEARKIIADAKAKEEATVGLSEAQVLHAKADAAERQGIVEAIVIEKKAEAERKEGVAQAEVIKEKAFAEAAGITEKAEAMKKLNDAGKDHEEFRLTLAKEKEVELAQISIQKDIAQAQAGVLAEAFKSAKIDIVGGDNTFFDNVIRQVSAGKGLDKFISHSENATLVKENLLGDGENIIGKVMGMVEKYNVSSEDIKNMSIASLIFKLNGVANQQERGLLDRAMDMARNLGIDQKPIR; from the coding sequence ATGAATACACCTTTGATTGTTGGAATTGTTGTCGTTGTAATAGCATCGCTCGGATTGATTTTCTGGATTTTATCAATGTATAAAAAAACCGTTCAGGGAATCGTTATTTTAAGAACTGGTTACGGAGGAACGAAAGTTTTCTTCAATGCAGGAATCGTAATTCCGGTTATTCACCGCATGGAATCGATGGATATTTCGGTGAAAAAACTTGAAATCGCCAGAGAAGGAAGAGCAGGTTTGATCTGTAAAGATAATATGAGAGCCGATATTCAGGTGGCTTTCTTTATCAGAGTTAATAAATCGATGGATGATATTGTAAATGTGGGTCAGACGATTGGTTGCCAAAGAGCTTCGGATATCAATACATTGAGAGAATTATTTGAAGCTAAATTTTCTGAAGCTTTAAAAACGGTAGGTAAAAAGTTTGAATTTATCGAATTGTACGAAGCTAGAAGTGAATTCCGTCAGGAAATTCTTCATATTATCGGAACAGATTTGAATGGATATGTTTTGGATGACTGCGCTATTGATTACTTGGAACAGACCAAAATTGAGAATTTAGATAAAGATAATATTTTAGATTCTGAAGGTATCAAGAAAATTACTGAGCTGACTGCTAATCAAAATATCAAAGCTAATCAGGTTCGCAGAGATGAGGAAAAAACGATCACGAAACAAAACGTTGAAGCCCGTGAAGCGATTTTAGAATTAGAAAAACAATTGGCTGAAAAAGAAGAATCTCAGAAAAGAGAAGTTGCAAATATTAAAGCCCGTGAAAATGCCGAAATTCTTAAAGTGGATGAAGAAGAGCGTCTGAAATACGAAACGGTTCGCATTGCAACAGAAGAAAAGCTTCAGATTGCAGAGGAAAATAAGCAAAGACAGGTTGTGATTGCGGCTAAAAATAAAGAGCGTGCTGACTTGGTAGAAACCGAAAGAGTGCAGAAAGATAAAATGCTCGAAGCGACAGAGAGAGAAAGAATTGTATCTCTTGCTCAAATCGAAAAAGAAAAAGCAATTGAATTAGAAAAGAAAAATATTCAGGATGCGATTCGTGAGCGTTTAACGATGGAAAAAACAGTTGTAGAAGAGCAACAAGGAATTAAAGATTTGGAAGCTTTCAAAACTGCCGACAGAACAAAACAGGTTGAGATTACTTTGGCAACTCAGGAGGCTGAAAAGAAATTAATCCAGGAAACGAGAGCTGCAGAATCCAGAAAATTATCAGCAGAAAAAGATGCTCAGAAATATGTGATCGAAGCTCAGGCGAAAAGAGATGCTGCGGAAAAAGAAGCGGAAGCTCGTAAAATTATCGCTGATGCAAAAGCAAAAGAAGAAGCAACGGTTGGTTTGTCTGAAGCTCAGGTTCTTCATGCAAAAGCTGACGCTGCCGAAAGACAGGGAATTGTCGAAGCAATTGTTATTGAGAAAAAGGCTGAAGCTGAGAGAAAAGAAGGTGTTGCACAGGCTGAAGTAATCAAAGAAAAAGCGTTTGCTGAAGCTGCCGGAATTACCGAAAAAGCTGAGGCGATGAAAAAACTAAACGATGCAGGAAAAGATCACGAAGAGTTCCGATTGACTTTAGCGAAAGAAAAAGAAGTAGAATTGGCTCAAATCTCAATTCAGAAAGATATTGCACAAGCTCAGGCTGGAGTTCTTGCAGAAGCATTCAAATCTGCAAAAATTGACATTGTTGGTGGAGATAATACTTTCTTTGATAATGTCATTCGTCAGGTTTCTGCAGGAAAAGGTTTAGATAAATTCATCAGTCACAGTGAAAATGCGACTTTGGTAAAAGAAAATCTTTTGGGTGATGGCGAAAACATTATTGGTAAAGTGATGGGGATGGTTGAAAAGTACAATGTTTCCTCAGAAGATATCAAAAACATGAGCATTGCAAGTCTTATCTTCAAACTGAACGGTGTTGCCAATCAGCAGGAAAGAGGTCTTCTCGACAGAGCGATGGATATGGCAAGAAATCTTGGCATCGATCAGAAACCTATCAGATAA
- a CDS encoding helix-turn-helix domain-containing protein: MSFFGANIKTIRQAKGLSQQAFADLFDLTRGVIGAYEEGRSEPKISTLLTVVHYFNLDLDKFLTVPLTVDDLNKPENFEKYQLSFNSDLPYQENNFENNTKYNSLQKALVNIDLIYEFTENTLFLSNYKAGDFLFLLKSNLSKENPETLLFLENGNLKYLSSIAEEDYPKKEVYKISGYLSYDQKNILSDILERIEILEKKGK, from the coding sequence ATGAGTTTTTTCGGAGCTAATATTAAAACAATAAGACAGGCAAAAGGCTTAAGCCAACAAGCATTCGCAGATCTATTTGATTTAACAAGAGGAGTTATCGGAGCCTATGAAGAAGGGCGTTCCGAACCTAAAATATCTACATTACTTACTGTAGTACACTACTTTAACCTTGATTTAGATAAATTCCTGACGGTTCCGTTAACGGTTGATGATTTGAATAAGCCTGAAAATTTTGAAAAATATCAACTATCTTTTAATTCTGATTTACCTTATCAGGAAAATAACTTTGAGAATAATACCAAATATAACTCACTGCAAAAAGCATTAGTAAATATTGATTTAATCTATGAATTCACCGAAAATACATTGTTTTTATCAAATTATAAGGCCGGTGATTTTTTATTTCTTCTAAAATCTAATCTTTCAAAAGAAAATCCAGAAACGTTGCTGTTTTTAGAAAATGGAAATCTGAAATATCTTTCTTCAATTGCTGAAGAAGATTACCCAAAAAAAGAAGTCTATAAAATTTCAGGCTATCTTTCTTATGACCAAAAAAATATCCTTTCTGATATTCTAGAAAGGATTGAAATTTTGGAGAAAAAAGGGAAATAA
- a CDS encoding alpha/beta fold hydrolase — protein MIRLTLKLFLFLFFIIFSKISGQLYQVFQVVNIEKYQGKNFILEGKIFYNNEINNNSWMVLSALFLNEKGTGMKGMIHSDDAQIYYKKGEWSPYELKGKIIKNAKGIAVGVSVAGKGSYYLDDFKLFVLEGKNKIEVPLKNHSFEDASLMPWQSYAKDEGSKMSISTAKPLSGKQSLFIDNSAAIVTPSFGNNKEIGKFMEVNGVKLYYEVYGQGEPLLLIHGNNSSMASFNNQLEILSKKYQVIGLDSRGQGNSSSNDTKLTYELMADDVNVFLDKMNLKNVNILGWSDGGNIAVILGMEHPDKVKKMAIMGTVLYNNETSVDSKINKILNQQVNEMKANGISENDMNYRLKILLLTEPNINPDALKKIQAPTLVMAGEHDVMPEKHTKLIADKIPNGKMLIFKGGNHEAPQNMPEKFNKAILEFFEKI, from the coding sequence ATGATAAGATTAACTTTAAAACTTTTTTTATTTCTCTTTTTTATTATTTTTTCTAAAATATCAGGCCAGCTCTATCAGGTTTTTCAGGTGGTCAATATTGAAAAATATCAGGGTAAGAATTTTATTCTTGAAGGAAAAATATTTTATAACAATGAAATAAACAATAACTCATGGATGGTATTAAGTGCTCTGTTTCTTAACGAAAAGGGAACAGGAATGAAAGGGATGATTCATAGCGATGATGCACAGATTTATTATAAAAAAGGAGAATGGAGCCCATATGAACTTAAAGGGAAAATCATTAAAAATGCAAAAGGAATTGCTGTAGGGGTTTCTGTTGCAGGTAAGGGAAGTTATTACCTTGATGATTTTAAATTGTTTGTTTTGGAAGGTAAAAATAAAATAGAAGTTCCTTTAAAAAATCATAGTTTTGAAGATGCTTCTTTGATGCCTTGGCAATCTTACGCTAAAGACGAGGGTTCTAAAATGTCAATATCAACTGCTAAACCTTTATCAGGGAAGCAATCTTTGTTTATTGATAATTCAGCTGCTATTGTTACGCCTAGTTTCGGTAATAATAAAGAAATCGGAAAGTTTATGGAGGTAAATGGTGTGAAATTATACTATGAAGTGTATGGACAAGGTGAGCCGCTTTTGTTAATTCACGGAAACAATAGTTCGATGGCAAGTTTTAATAATCAGCTTGAAATTTTAAGCAAAAAATATCAGGTAATTGGTTTAGACAGTCGCGGCCAGGGAAATTCCTCTTCAAATGATACAAAATTAACTTACGAATTGATGGCAGATGATGTTAATGTTTTTTTAGATAAAATGAATCTTAAAAATGTAAACATCTTAGGTTGGAGTGACGGTGGAAATATTGCGGTTATTTTAGGAATGGAGCATCCTGATAAAGTCAAAAAAATGGCAATCATGGGAACGGTTTTGTACAATAATGAAACTTCTGTTGATTCTAAAATCAATAAAATCCTCAATCAACAGGTAAATGAGATGAAAGCAAACGGCATTTCTGAAAACGATATGAACTATCGTCTTAAAATATTGCTTCTTACAGAGCCCAACATCAATCCGGATGCTTTGAAAAAAATACAGGCGCCAACTTTGGTGATGGCGGGAGAACATGATGTAATGCCTGAAAAACACACAAAACTTATTGCGGATAAAATTCCGAACGGTAAAATGCTTATTTTTAAAGGCGGAAATCATGAAGCTCCCCAAAATATGCCTGAGAAATTTAATAAAGCTATTTTAGAATTTTTTGAAAAAATATAA
- a CDS encoding TROVE domain-containing protein yields MKFNFLRKSNNVVMNYEGGKAYKMTPAEELYSAVVTTGLSNATYEKGNKRLARIQSLIQKNEPDFVAKLAVYARKEMYLRSIPLVLTTELAKQTSGTDLVSKTVNGVIQRADEITELLAYYQLANERTETKKLNKLSKQIQKGLVRSFNKFDEYQFAKYNRKTEVTLKDALFLVHPKAKDEDQQAIFNKIVNDSLETPYTWEVELSMLGQTKFADDAERTLAFKNKWEELIFSNKLGYMATLRNLRNILEAKVSSDAMYKVCNYLSDEKAVRNSKQLPFRFLAAYRELKAIDSPYLSSILEALEDAVMVSAKNIKGFGFETSVVIAADVSGSMQQPISPKSKVLLYDIGLLMSMMLQSQCKNVITGMFGDRWKRVPMPKNGILRNVDAFYKREGEVGYSTNGHLVLEDLINKREIVDKIMLFTDTQMWDTGGFTNAFENSWSRYKKINPNAKLYLFDLAGYGKPPLDVRKNDVYLIAGWSDKIFDVLNALEDKKSAVEMIKKVVL; encoded by the coding sequence ATGAAATTTAATTTTTTAAGAAAATCAAATAACGTAGTAATGAATTACGAAGGTGGAAAAGCTTACAAAATGACACCTGCAGAAGAACTATATAGTGCTGTTGTTACAACAGGATTATCAAACGCAACCTATGAAAAAGGAAATAAAAGATTGGCGAGAATCCAGTCTCTGATTCAAAAGAACGAGCCGGATTTCGTCGCGAAATTGGCAGTTTATGCTAGAAAAGAGATGTACTTGCGTTCAATTCCTTTGGTTTTGACTACCGAATTGGCAAAACAAACTTCGGGTACTGACTTGGTAAGCAAAACCGTTAACGGAGTTATCCAAAGAGCAGACGAAATCACAGAGTTGTTGGCATATTACCAATTGGCAAACGAAAGAACAGAAACTAAAAAATTGAATAAACTTTCAAAGCAGATCCAAAAAGGTTTGGTGAGATCTTTCAACAAATTTGATGAATACCAATTTGCAAAATACAACAGAAAAACAGAAGTGACTTTGAAGGATGCTTTGTTCTTGGTTCACCCAAAAGCAAAAGACGAAGATCAGCAGGCAATTTTCAACAAAATCGTCAACGACTCGTTGGAAACTCCCTATACTTGGGAAGTTGAACTTTCAATGTTGGGTCAGACAAAATTTGCGGATGATGCGGAAAGAACATTAGCTTTCAAAAACAAATGGGAAGAATTGATTTTCAGCAACAAATTGGGTTACATGGCAACATTGCGAAACCTTAGAAATATTTTAGAAGCCAAAGTTTCTTCTGATGCGATGTACAAAGTGTGCAACTATTTGTCAGATGAAAAAGCGGTAAGAAACTCAAAACAATTGCCATTCAGATTTTTGGCGGCGTATAGAGAATTGAAAGCAATCGATTCGCCATATTTGTCATCAATTCTGGAAGCATTGGAAGATGCGGTGATGGTAAGTGCAAAAAACATCAAAGGTTTTGGCTTCGAAACTTCGGTAGTGATCGCAGCAGACGTTTCGGGTTCGATGCAACAGCCAATTTCTCCGAAATCTAAAGTTTTGTTGTACGATATCGGTCTGTTAATGTCGATGATGTTGCAGTCGCAGTGCAAAAACGTGATCACAGGTATGTTTGGTGACCGTTGGAAAAGAGTTCCGATGCCGAAAAACGGTATCCTGAGAAACGTAGATGCATTCTACAAAAGAGAAGGCGAAGTGGGCTATTCCACAAACGGTCATCTTGTGCTTGAAGATTTAATCAACAAGCGAGAAATTGTAGACAAAATTATGTTGTTTACCGATACTCAAATGTGGGATACCGGTGGATTTACCAATGCTTTCGAAAACTCTTGGAGCCGATACAAAAAGATCAATCCGAATGCAAAATTGTATCTGTTTGATTTGGCAGGTTACGGAAAACCACCGTTGGATGTCAGAAAAAATGATGTCTATCTTATCGCAGGTTGGTCCGACAAAATTTTCGATGTATTGAATGCTTTGGAAGACAAAAAATCGGCGGTAGAAATGATTAAAAAAGTAGTGCTGTAA
- a CDS encoding VOC family protein, whose amino-acid sequence MIKGLYETHIQVKNLENAIQFYTEVLGLEFAHKDETRPIAFLWIGKNKESMLGLWEQKENLQTRHFAFTANKEDILNYSVEFLKNKNLKPYNFLKDGIDKPMVFAWMPALAIYFNDPDGNQLEFISILEGDAKPELGVLSYEEWLENK is encoded by the coding sequence ATGATCAAAGGATTATATGAAACTCACATTCAGGTAAAGAATTTGGAAAATGCTATTCAATTTTACACTGAAGTTTTAGGATTGGAGTTTGCTCATAAAGACGAAACCCGCCCAATTGCCTTTTTATGGATTGGAAAAAATAAAGAATCTATGCTCGGATTGTGGGAGCAAAAAGAAAATTTACAGACAAGACATTTTGCTTTTACGGCCAATAAAGAAGATATTCTAAATTATTCAGTTGAGTTTTTAAAAAATAAAAATTTAAAACCTTACAACTTCCTGAAAGACGGAATTGACAAGCCAATGGTTTTTGCATGGATGCCCGCTTTGGCGATTTATTTTAATGATCCTGATGGAAATCAACTGGAATTTATTTCGATTTTGGAAGGTGATGCAAAACCGGAATTGGGTGTGCTTTCTTATGAGGAGTGGCTGGAAAATAAATAA